One part of the Leclercia sp. LSNIH1 genome encodes these proteins:
- a CDS encoding YbgA family protein translates to MTTKPVLGISGCLTGSAVRFDGGHKRMGFVMDELAQWVNFRPVCPEMAIGLPTPRPALRLVLTDSGETQMRFSKAPHEDVTQKMADFAAGYLPKIGDLAGFIVCAKSPSCGMERVRLYDENGNRGRKEGVGLFTAALLETWPWLPVEEDGRLHDPVLRENFVERVFALHELNTLRANGLTRRALLDFHSRYKLQLLAHHQAGYREIGPFVASLHEWEDLNAFFEAYREKLMAILKQPASRKNHTNVLMHIQGYFRNQLNSRQRGELRDVILHYRDGLLPILAPLTLLKHYLAEYPDQYLMTQNYFDPYPDDLGLRLAVA, encoded by the coding sequence ATGACAACGAAACCTGTACTGGGTATTAGCGGATGTTTAACCGGTTCCGCCGTTCGCTTCGACGGCGGTCATAAGCGTATGGGCTTTGTCATGGATGAGCTGGCCCAGTGGGTCAACTTCAGGCCCGTCTGTCCGGAAATGGCTATTGGTCTGCCGACGCCTCGTCCGGCGCTGCGCCTGGTCCTGACCGACAGCGGTGAGACGCAGATGCGGTTCAGCAAAGCGCCTCACGAAGACGTTACGCAGAAGATGGCCGATTTTGCGGCGGGTTATCTGCCAAAAATCGGCGATCTTGCTGGCTTTATCGTCTGTGCCAAATCCCCCAGCTGCGGCATGGAACGCGTGCGGCTTTATGATGAAAACGGCAACCGGGGCCGCAAGGAGGGTGTCGGGCTGTTCACCGCTGCGCTCCTTGAAACCTGGCCATGGCTACCGGTGGAGGAGGATGGACGCCTGCACGATCCGGTACTGCGGGAGAATTTTGTTGAGCGCGTCTTTGCCCTTCACGAACTGAACACCCTGCGCGCCAATGGCCTGACGCGCCGCGCGCTGCTGGACTTCCACAGTCGTTACAAACTCCAGCTGCTGGCCCATCATCAGGCAGGCTACCGGGAGATTGGCCCGTTTGTCGCTTCGCTGCACGAGTGGGAAGATCTGAACGCTTTCTTCGAGGCGTACCGCGAAAAGCTGATGGCGATCCTGAAGCAACCCGCCTCGCGCAAAAACCACACTAACGTCCTGATGCATATTCAGGGCTATTTCCGTAACCAGCTTAACAGCCGCCAGCGCGGCGAACTGCGCGACGTGATCCTGCATTACCGTGACGGATTACTGCCTATTCTCGCCCCGCTCACGCTGCTAAAACACTATCTGGCGGAATATCCTGACCAGTACCTGATGACGCAAAACTACTTTGATCCCTACCCGGATGATTTAGGTCTGCGTCTCGCTGTAGCCTGA